A window of Mesotoga sp. Brook.08.105.5.1 genomic DNA:
ACAGCCTCACCCGCTGCTACGTTACCAATAACAGGGAGCATGACAACATCTTCGCCAGGTTCAAGCGATGAGCCGTCAGGACTCTTCAAGACTCTTATTCCGCGAGAAACGCCGGTTCTTTCAATGTAACCCTTCTTCTCAAGTGACTCAAGATGCTTTGCCACTCCCCTTGGAGAAGATATTTCAAAGTCTCTGCAGATATCTCTTATGCTAGGCGGGTAACCATAGAGCTTAATGAAATTCTCAATGTACTCCAGAATCTTCTTTTGTTTCTCGGTCAGAGTCAATTCATTACACCCCCTATTCTTGGCTGGGTTATTAATCAACGACAACTGCCATCGTAGCGACGGTATCGTTTTCTTTTAGGTCCACTATCCTAACTCCCTTGGTTATTCTTCCGGTCGGTCTAACTTGTGAGATAGGAATTCTTATTGACATGCCCAACTTGGTCGCAAGAATAATCTCGTCTTCGTCGGTCACGACGAGAGTTCCGACAACAGGACCGATCTTCTCGAGTCCGTAGATGTTCTTTACACCCATGCCTCCCCGATTCTGGCATCTATACTCGGAAATGCAGGTTCTCTTTCCTCCTCCCTTTTCTGTAGTTGTCAGGAGGAATCTTTTGTCGTCAGCAGAAACGATGCTGGCTCCAACGACCTCGTCATTCTTCTTCAGTCTTATGCCCATAACTCCTGCTGCTCCTCTTCCCATTGCACGTACCTGTACAAGCGGAAATCTAGTTACCATACCGTTCCTTGTTGAAATAATAATGGTATCATCTTCCCTTGATGCAAGTGAAGCATCTATCACCCTATCGTTCTCGTTCAAACCGATTGCCCTAATTCCGGATACCCTCACATTCAGGAAGGCCTCGAATACCGTCTTCTTGATCTTGCCAGATCTAGTGGTAATAACCAGATGCTTTCCTTGAACCTCTTCCTTTCTCGTTGAAAGGACTGCCTGTACGTTCTCATCGGGATCGATCTTGATGTAGTTGGCGAGAAGCTTTCCCTTTGAGTCTCTAGAAGAGTGATCGATGATGTGGTTGCTAAGTACGTATGCTTTTCCCTTTGATGTGATGATAACTGTCTTGCTAAGCCTGGTTGTTGTAAGAATGTTGACAACGAAATCCTCTTCGCCCGTTCTTACTCCGATGACGCCTTTGCCGCCACGCCCTTGCTTTCTGTAACTTTCAAGAGGTGTAGATTTTATGTACCCCTTCTTTGTTACCATCAAGACGATCTCTTCATCCGGAATCATGTCTTCGATGTCAAAATCCCTTCCATTGCCCAAATCAATCCTTGTGCGTCTAGCATCTCCGTACTTGGTCTTTATTTCATCGAGCTCCTTAACAATGATCTCATAGACCTTTTCATCACTTCCTAGAATCAATCTGTACTCGTTGATCTTGGCTACCAAATCCCTGTACTCACTGAGAAGCTTCTCGATTTCCATTCCTGTAAGCTTGCCCATTCGCATGTCTAGAATCGCGGCGCTTTGCTCCTCAGTTACTTCAAGTGTTTCCATCAGATTCCTGGATGCCTCTTCCGTATTAGCCGAATTCCTTATTATGTCTACAACTGTATCAATAGATCTTGTCGCCTTCGTCAGCCCCTCGACAATGTGAGCTCTTCTGGATGCTTGCTCAAGATCGTATTCAGTCTTTGCTCTAATTACATTGAACCGGTGAAAAAGAAAGCCCTGAAGTATTTGCTTAAGATTCATTACTCTTGGGCGCTTCTTCTCGTCGATAACCAGCATGTTCACGCTAAAGGTTGTTTGAAGCTGTGTATGCTTGAAAAGAAGATTAAGGACTACGTTAGGATCGGCACCGCGTTTCAGTTCAATAACTACCCTGAGCCCTTTTTGATCGGACTCATCCCTTATGTTTCTTATCTGAAGGTCGCGGTGGTTCTGAGTTGCGCTAACTATCTGCTGAATTAGATCTGCCTTCGATATGTTGTAAGGTATCTCATGGACAACTATTTGAGGACTTCCACCTGACTCTTCAATCTCGGCAATAGCTCTAATGGTGATTCTTCCTTTCCCTTCCTCATATATTGAAGGGATGGATCCTGCATCCATTATCATTCCGCCAGTAGGAAAATCCGGTCCCTTCACGAATTTCAAGAGATCGGAAACCGTACAATCTGGATCCTTGATCAGCAGATTTAGGGAATCAACTATTTCGATTAGGTTGTGTGGTGGTATGCTCGTCATCATTCCCACGGCAATTCCAGAAGTGCCATTCAGGAGTAGGTTTGGGATTTTAGTAGGAAGCACATCAGGTTCTGAAAGAGACCCATCAAAATTCGGCATCATCGGTACGGTGCTCTTATCGATGTCCTGAAGCAATTCTTCTGCAAGAGTCTGCATTCGTGCTTCGGTATACCTCATGGCAGCGGGAGGATCTCTATCGACTGATCCGAAGTTGCCCTGCCCTTCGACAAGAGGATAACGCATAGAGAATGGTTGAGCCATTCTCACTAGAGCGTCGTAAATGGCAGCATCGCCGTGGGGATGGAACTTTCCCATGACTTCTCCGACTATACGGGCGCTTTTCTTGAAACTTTGATTATGACGAAGACCCAATTCCGACATCCCGAAAAGAATCCTTCTCTGAACAGGTTTCAGACCATCGCGCAGATCCGGGATCGCTCTCCCTACTATAACGCTCATAGAGTAGAGCATGTATGAATTAATCAGTTCATCATCAATATTCTTGTGGATAATTTCTTCAGGCAAAGACGTATTCCTCCTCTACTTGTCACGAAACTTTGGCGCCTGGAAGCAGATCCTTATGAACAGTTAGCAGTGAAAGCGCATTTCCTATCTTTGCGGCAAGAAGCATCCCGTTTGACTCAATCCCCATCAGTTTTGCAGGTTGAAGATTAGCGACCACCACCACCTTCAGACCGACCAATTCTTCCGGGCTGTAGAATTGAGCGATTCCAGCTACGACCTGCCGCTTGCCAAGTTCACCTAGATCGAGCTGCAACTTGACAAGTTTCTTGGATTTCGGAACGTTCTCCGCCTCAATTACAGCCGCCACCCTAAGTTCAACCCTGGTGAATTCGTCGATTGCTATCAGAACGTTATTTTCTGTTTCAGGCTTAGTATCCTGACCGTTCAAGTCTGTCACCTTCTTATGTTTTTCTATGTCAATTCTCGGAAAAATCGGTTCACCGTGACTGACTCTACTTCCAAAAAGCGGATCGGCCCAGTCAAGGTCTTGAAGAGTCATTCTCGACTCAATACCTAATCGCTTTCGAATCTCCTTTGCAGTATTGAACATAACCGGTTCAATCATTAACGACACATTTCCAAGAACACAGACAAGATTGTGCAGGACAGTGTCTAGTCTCGTTTTCTTTTCGTTGTCTTTCCCGAGCTTCCATGGCTCAGTCAGATCGATGTATTTGTTACCATATCTTATGAGTTCCCAGACGCTTTCAAGTGCCTGTGTGAACCTGAGTCTATCCATTGAGTCCACATATGTGGAAAAGGTGCTTTCCAAAAGCTCTTTAAGGGACTCATCAACCATCTCTTCTACGCCTCTTTCAGGAACAACTCCGTCATTGAACTTCTGAATCATCACGACTGTTCTATGCAGAAGATTACCCAGATCGTTTGCAAGATCTGCGTTGATTCTGCCAATAAGGTTGTCTTCGGAAAAGTCGCCATCGCGACCAAACTGGATATCCCTTAGGAGGTAGTATCTCAGAGCGTCGTTACCGTAAACCTTGACAAAGCTCATCGGACTTATCGCGTTTCCCAATGACTTGGAGATCTTCTGACCATTAATTGTTAGCCATCCGTGGGCATAAACCTGCTTAGGCAAAGAGATTCCAGCAGACATAAGCATAGCTGGCCAAATAATTGAGTGAAAACGATTTATCTCCTTTCCAATCAGATGCACATCGGCGGGCCAATACCGTTCAAAGGAGTCGTGATCATTCGGGAACCCGATTGCACTCAAGTAGTTTATCAGCGCGTCCACCCAAACATAAATCACGTGTTCTGGATCGTCAGGCATCGGTACCCCCCAATTGAAAGACGTTCTCGTTATACTTAAATCCTTCAGCCCGGATTCGAGAATTTTCAGCATTTCATTTCTTCTAAAATACGGTTGGACAAATTCAGGGTTCTCTTTGTAGAGTTTGAGAAGAGGATCATTGTACTTAGAAAGTCTAAAAAAGTAGTTCTCTTCACTCACCCATTTCACTTCGCGACCACATTCTGGGCAAGTCTTTCCTTCCTTCAGATCTTCCTCATTCCAGAAAGTTTCATCTGGTATGCAGTACCACCCTTCATATCTTCCCTTATATATATCACCGTTTTCCTTTAGTCGTGAAACGAATTCCTGCACGGCTCTCATGTGATTCTCATCAGTAGTTCTCACGAACCCATCGTTCGTCAATTCAAGATCTTTCCAGAGCTTTATAAATTTGGCGGCCATTATATTGCAGTATTCCTGAGCATTGATATTTCTCGTTAGCGCTTCATTCAAGACCTTTTGACCGTGCTCATCGGTGCCAGTGAGGAAGAATACTTCATAGCCGGAGAGTCTCCTATATCTGGCAATTACATCTGCAATTATTGTAGTATAGGCAGAGCCAATGTGAGGCTCACTATTTATGTAGTATATTGGCGTGGTAACATAGAACTTCTTCAAAGGACACCTCCAGAAGTATTATATCATTTACCTAGCTAAATGTATACCAGGGAAAATCACTCAAAGCGTTTCGAAGAGCGAGATTAAGCTTTGTATCTGATCAACGGTTTTCTCTGGAAGATTGGGCGTCTTCTCAATCAGATCCCTATTTAGATTGACCACTCTTTCGTAAATATTTTTCAGATTTTGCTCGAAGTTACTTAATTCTTCTCCAGAAAGATTTGATCTGCCCCACTGTACTGCGAATTGCAGTGTTTCGTCTGGAGTTGCCGGTCCCATGTTCTCACAGGCCCATACGTGTTTCCGGACAACCTCAAGTATCTTCAGTTTCTGTGCATCTATAGAATCAACAATCGAGGGTATTGAGTTCAAGTATTCAATGTAGATGTCCTCCCAGTCCGGGTATCTGTTCCATGTGCCGGGAAGAAGAGTGATCGCAAGATCAAACCAGTAAGTTGCTCGAATACCACTTTCGTATACCAGATCTATGATTATCTGCCTGAACTCTCCGCTTTCTCCGAAGGCAGAGACCACAGTGCTTTCTCTAGAATTGATGAAGTTGAAGTACTTCTTGAGTTCGCTATTCAAGCTTGTGTATAGGCGGCCAAGAATCCTTGGCGTCTGGCGCTCGCTGAACAGTATAACAGATGATTCATAGTAGTCGGCAGCATCGAGTATCATCTGAATCTGTGTAATGAAGTAAAGCTGTAAGCCCGACACAAGTTCAGGATTGTCGAAAACCGAAGCGTGCTTCTGGAAGAACTCAGCGAACGGAAGAGTTCTAATGCTTGTTCTATGAACCGGAATTATTTCGGGATCTCCCTTGAACTCAAGTATTATGTCAGAGGAATACTCATCCTTCCCTGTTAGAATCGATTTCATGAGCTCCGGGTTGTCTCTCACTGTCTCAAGTCGCTGTGCCTTTGTCCCCAGGCCTGCAATATACCATAAGGGTTTGCCAAATACGGGATACAGTCTATTTGAAAGTTTGAAATCGTCTAATGCCTTATCATAGAACTCCCCCGCCTTGGAAATATAGAAGTTGTACTGGTTTATTCGATTGTTTATCTCATCCAATAGTTTTCTGATCTCGCTCTGTCTCTCTTTTTCAGCTAGCTCAAGAAGATCGATTTGATTGGCGCCAGGATACTTCGATCGGATCTCGCTTCCCTTCACATTCATATAACTCGCGACATCTTGCAGGTGAGCGTAGTTGCCAGAGAAAGTGCTGATCTCATTCTTGATTTGCTGAAGAGCACTTAGATTGATGTTCTGTGCTTGATTATAGTAAGCAAGATAATACTGCTGGTTAGTTTGTCCAATCCTGAAGAAGCCCTCTCCAAGAAACGCCGACGTCTTCAGGAAGATCAGTACGGCGGCTATAGCGAACAAGGCCACCACAGCAGGAACTCTTGGAAGCTTTCTTTCCTTAAGATCTGGATTGAAGTACTTTCCAACGGCGATAGATCCCAAAAAGATGGCCAGCATAAGATTTGGCTGCATATGGAGAGGAAATTCAAAGAAACTGTGAACTGCCAGGGAAAATATTCCCGCTCCCAGGGAGCCATAAAGCAGCAGATCCCTCTTATTGTCTATTCTGAACAAGTTTTTTACGTACCTGAAGACCAGTAGGCCGACCATCAATACAATGAAGAGGAGGCCGATGATTCCCATCTCTCCCAGACCCTGGATGTAGTCGTTGTGAGTCCTCTTGAAATTATTCCATACAGGCATGAAGTCAGGACTATGGTTAAGTACCTGAGGACTGTATAAGAGATGATACAGCTGAAACGTTCCGATTCCACTCCCGAAAGGGATTCTCAGCTTATTGTTATCATCGAGCCACTGGAAAAGCGAGTTGTACCATGCTGAGAACCTCTCTTTCCACGATCCAGAGGAAGTTAATACATATTCAAGTCTGGCAGTGATATTGATTTTTCCGTCGCCGGTCAGGGGAGATGGTGTGAGATAAAGATATGACAATACGGCTATGATTACTAGAGCCAAGAGAAGAAAGATGAGTGAGAGTCTTTTCAACTTCTTCTCTTCAGAGGTTTCCAGAGCTTCTGGCTTCTTTCCTTTCCTCAAGAAGAAGTACAATAGCAAGAATAGTAGATTGCCTATGAATATCGCAGTTATTACCGTTCTTGTCTGTGATACAAATACAGAGGCTACCATCGGAATCAAGAATACCAGCATGATTATCTTAAGGATAAGTTGACTTCTTGCACTCTTGAACAGAATCCCGAGTGGTCTTCTGGAGATCAGGAAATAGAAGATCATAGGAATTGTCATGCCCATGTAATCAGAGACGAAATTCGGGTTTCCAATAGTCGATCTAGCGGAGGCTCTTGCAAAAGGTTCTCCGACCTTGCCTAGAAAAATGTCAAATCCCAGGTAGAAGTTAAGGAGTGCATCAGCTGCGACAACGGCTGCTCCAATCAAGAAGAACAGCATAATTACTTCAATCTTCTCGACGGAGTCCCATTTGCTGGAAATATAGATCGCGGTGAAGGAAAGGAACACAACATAAAGAGCAATCTCCAAAGAGTACCTGAAGTACTGAGGATTGTCCATCGAAACCACAATCAACGAGAGTAAGGCAGCGATTCCGATTCCGAAAAAGGCCAGATGTACGTACCCAAATCGCATCAAAACCTCTCTCTTCCTAATAAACACAGAAAGGAAGATTACTGTGAATCCGACAACGTAGAAGAGATGTTTTCCGGTTGAAGGCTCGTGTGTGAATCCCTTGGTGACAAACAAAGGAATAAACAGAGTCAGAATCAGATAAACAATGGTTTCGAAGTCTATTAGTTGTTTCTTCTCCGTCATTGAGACCACCTCGAAAAATGAGATTAGAATTCTACAAAGAGATACCTTCTCAATATGTTGTCTTCATAGCTTGCCAAAAAGCAACGTTATTGCCTGAAACTTCTACTTGCTGGTTCTCTTCCTTCTCTTTTTTCTTTTTCCTTCTTCGTTGTAATAGTAATAGTAGTGGTAGTAATAGCTTGAATTCTTCTCATCTACTCCATTGACTATTACTCCAAGAATCTTCACTCCCACGGTCTTGAGATTCTCCACAACTATTCTCAAGCCATCCTTTATTGCCCTTCCGGGCCTAACAACTAGCACGATTCCGTCTAACTTGTTTCCCACCAAAGAAACGTCTGAAGTGACAACCGCCGGTGGCATATCTATCAGAACTCTGTCATATCTCTGCTTCAGTTCAGAAAGGAGAGTGTCGATCCTTTTCGACGAAAGGACTATTGTGGGATTTGGGGGAATGATTCCCACTCCTATGAAATCCATGTTTTCAGCGTAGTTCTCGACAACGTCATCAATTGAGGCAGTTCCCATTATCACATCCACCGCGCCCTTGGTTCTCTTGCCAGCTTTGAGTATCTTTTCGACCCTGGGGCGACGCAGATCAAGGTCCAGGAGGACTACTCTTTGACCGCTGTTTGCCATTGAATAGGCGATATTTGCAATTACGAAACTCTTTCCCTCAGTAGGGAGAACCGATGTAACTGCCACCGTCTTTCCCTCGCCCATCGTGAAAGAGAGATTGCTTGCTGCAAGCTTTATCGATTCTGAAGAAGGTGCCGTTGGGTTTTTCTCTACATACATTTCTTCGCTTGTTCCTTCGATACTCGGAATTCTTCCGATTATCGGCTGCCTACTGAAACGTTCTATCTCTTCCTCTGTCTTGAGAGTTTTGTCGAGGTACTCGGCAAGAAAGACCATTAGCATTCCAAGAAAGATCCCCAAAACGCCTCCAATGGCCAGAGATAGTTTCTTGTTGGGTTTCACCGGCGACTGAGGCACGGTCGCGGGGTCGACAATTGCAGCGTTTCCAACTACGGCAGCTTCACTGATCTTTGCCTCCTCAAGTCTCTCCAGAAGCAAGGTGTAGAGGCTCTCTTTAACTGCTATCTGCCTCTCAAGATCGAGCAGCTGTTGCTCCTTTGCCGGCAGGTTTCTCAGTTCAGATTGATACTGGTCCCTCAAAAGACCCACTGCCTGAATCGAAGCTTGAAGGATTTGAAATCCTGCTTCTGAACTGATGACGCCAGTTATTATCTGCTGGTACGCAGGATTCAAGGTCATGCCCTGGCCTGAGACTATGAACTCGTTTTGAATCTGTTCTGCTATCAAACTCTCAGTCTTCGAAATCTCTGTGATTTTCGATCTCACTCTAGGGTCAGTTTTTGGATACTGCTCCTCCAGCGAAGCAAGCTCAACTTGAAGAGTTGCAAGGCTCTGTCTTAGACTGGTAAGCACGGGGTTTACGGAAAAACTCTCAGATGTCTGAACCCAAAGTGCCTTTATGCTCTTTGAATCAATGCTGTCAAAATCGTCGAGCATACTCTGGTAAGTTTCGATTTCAGCTTTCTTCTCTTCAGCGGAGATCATCAGTTCGTTGTGCTGCTTGTCATAGTTGCTGAGCATTTGGAATAGTTGATCGGCATGCTTGTCGAGTACGTAGATGCCTGTTTCTTCTTTGAACTGCTTTATCTTATCGGTAGCCTCGTTCAGATCGCTCTCCAGAAGTGGGATCTGTGCCTCAATGAATTCACGTTTTCTTGTCAGGTCTCTTTTTGACAATTCTGCCAGTTTGGTATTGTAAACCTCGGCTAGAGTATTGGCGATATCCCTCGCAAGAACGGGGTCCTTGTTCTGAACTGAGACTCTGACAATCCTGGTATCCTTAACAGGTGAGACAGTTATCATTGATGAAATACTTCGCGTGAGTGAAGCTACTAGATCACGGTCCGAATAACCTTCCGATAGTAGCCGAGCCTTCGTATCTTCTGAATATACTCTGTCGACCAACCCGAGCACTTCGATTATCTCTTCGATGTTCGTCCTGCTCTTAATAAGTTCAACCTCGGTTGAGATATTCGATCCCGAGCTCCCTGTAAGGGAACTACTAAAGAGATCCCCCACAGATGATTGAGAGGTTGGATCGACTTTGATGGTGACGCTGGCTTCATAAATTGGCGTAGCGAAAATGAGATAAACGCCTGTGACAACAACTACCGCAAGTACAATAGAAATGAAGAGAACCATTCGCTTCTTAAACATTCTAAAAATGTCTTCAAGAGTTAGTTCCCTATAATCGCTGCCCTCGAACTCGCTCACGAAAGCACCTCCATCTAGAGATAGTAATCGTTCAAAAAAAGCCTATATCGATCATCGTGAAAATCTATTAAGAGTCTGTTGTCGCCAGACTTGTGTTTATCGCTTCCAATGATCTCGGCTATTCCTTCGTTGATAAGAACCCGAGTTCTGGGATTCTTGTCGAGACTGTTCCAGTTTACCTGAAAGAGAACTCCCATGTCTCTAAGCCTAAGTATATCGTCTGTAAGCTCTTGCTTGCCAAAAAACAACCCGCTTTTTCTGAAAAGGTATTCATAACGCTCAACATGAGCAAGTATTATTCTTAATCCCTTGACCTGCAGTTTTTCGATCACTTCAAACAGATAGTGAGGTCTTCGCTGCGTTGGAAGCTCCAATAGAACAGTGTTTGACCCACCCATAGTAATCAGATCGGCATCCAGTATCTCTGGTCTAAAGAATATCTCAGAGCCAAGCAAGACTTCAACTGAGTGAGAGTTCAGTTCAAAATGGTATTCGTTCCATCTCTTCACTATCCGTTCAGGATCGGAAGGACTCATCGGGGAAAAAAGGTGAGGTGTCAAGTAAAGTCTCTGAAGCCCCTTGAGCTTCATTTCTTCAAGGAGTGCCAGAGACTCCTCAATGCTATCAACACCGTCATCCACTCCAGGGAGCAGATGGCAGTGAGAGTCGATATTCAATGCAGATCAACCTCACTTGAATATGCCGACGGCCGAATTCACTATGCTAAGCGATGAAGCAACAATCGACATGATGTCCTTGATGTTCACGATAGACGACTGGGGAACGAAAATGATGTTTCCCGGCGTCAAAGGAACGTTGCCTTTCGCAGGCTTTCCCTTCTGCTGATCAAGATCAAGTACTAGAGGCTGTTTGTCAGGGTCCTGGAACAGCAGCGCGTTACCTAACACTGCATAACTTGTGGGACCTCCCGCCTCGACGACCGCCTCGATTGCCGTTATGCCATCATAGAACCTTACAACTCCCGGTCTCTGCACTTCGCCAAAGACGTACACTCTGGCGGGTTCAGAATAAGGAACATATATCGTTGACCCCGGTGAGACAGTCCTTCTGGTTAATGTGAGGAAATCTTCCGGGGTAGTAATCACTTCTTCAGTCTTTCCGGAATAAGAGATGAAGATTCTGCCCCTGGTTTCGAAGCTGGCAAGACCCCCTGCAAGACTCAGTAGTTCTGCAAGCGAAAGCTCCCCATATTCTGAAACAGAGAATATGCCTGGTGACTTGACGTCTCCTACGATAGTAACGAATGAATCATAGTTTCTTAGCGCAACAATGGTATCATCATCCTTAACATAGCTTCTAGCCAGTTCCTCGGTCTTCAGTGCATCTACCAGCTTTATTGTGCCATCGATTCCTACAAGACTGAGCGTAGTCACTGATTTGTCGAGTCCTCCAGCAACTGCAATCGCTGTCGCCAATGAAGGTTTTTCTCCGCTGATCTCGTACTTTCCAGGTCTTACTACATCGCCGAGCACTGTGATTGATATCAAGGATTTGCTCGACACATAAATGTATGAGTTGTCTGATAGAGGATCCCCTCGCTTTTGCAGAACCGATGCGGTGAACTCGCTGACGGATTTTCCATCATGAATTACTATCTTTCCAACCTGATTCTCGTCAACTATTCCGCCCGCTTTGGCTATTGCATCAGAAAGAGAATGGCTTTCATCTACGCTAAATGTGTAGAGGCCTGGATTGTTTACTGCACCCAGAACAGTTATCCTAATCACCTTTCTTGGAACGATAACCGTGCTTCCCGCTTCAATTACCGTATCTCTACCTTCGTTTTTGACTTCAGCCAGACTAATCGGGAGAATCTCTCCGGAAGGCATGAGAATCCTAACTTGATCTGAAGCAGTAATCTTCTCTCCTCCTGCTCTCGCAAGTGCTCTGAGAACAGTGATCTCCTCTTCGAAGGAAAACTCAAACTTGCCAGGAGAATTCACCTCTCCGCTAACATAAACGTAGCGGTCATCTCCGGCAATGTACACAGTCTGACCTGCCGACAAATGAATGTCTTCACCTTCAATTAGGTCGAACCAGCGAATCTCTCTGTCTTGATCTGTGATCTTTATATTAGTAGCAGCCCTATTTGTTAGACCGCCGGCCTTGGAAATGGCTAGCATCAGGCTAGGGGTCTCATTCTTGTAAAACTCGACGATTCCCGGGTTTCTAACTTCTCCAATTACATTCACTCTAACAGCCTCATAAACTGGTACATATACGAAGGACCCATCTTCGAGCGTAAGATCGAGGGCCTTTCCTAGTAGTATTGGGTCAACATTTACTGTGGAAGTTCTACCAAAAGGATCTGTTATCTGTATCTTGTTGCTGAGTGCAAGTGGCGTCATCCCGCCAGCTCTTGCAATTAGAGTAGTCAATGTAACTTTTTCTCCTGGCTCGAACTGAACTGATCCTGGACTATTGACTGCACCAACCACAAATATCTGGCGGAGAACGTTGGGATACACGATTATCGATCCGGGTGAAAGTACCATGTCATTATCTTTGAGATCGGAGATCTGTCTTTCTCTTCTTGTTCCGTCGGGAAAAATCACAGTTACTCTACTGTTTGAGTCAAAATCAAGCAGGTTATGCTTTGCAAGGGCAGTTCTAAGGGTGATCTCCTCATTACTAGAAAAGTCAACTCTCCCGCCTCTTTCTCTCGAGATAACGTAAACGAACCGTTCTGAAGTCTCGGGCACGTATACTATTGAACCACTTGTTATCTGTGGATCAAGTGATATGCCCTTTATAACTGCCTGAAGGTCAAGTTTCTTGCGTTGGTCGGATTCAACTATTTCAACGTTTTTTGATAGAGGATCGATTAACCCTCCGGATATTGCTATTAGCTTTGTCAGGGTGGGATTCGGTTCTTCTCTGCTAATCAATTTGAGCCCA
This region includes:
- the gyrA gene encoding DNA gyrase subunit A, which produces MPEEIIHKNIDDELINSYMLYSMSVIVGRAIPDLRDGLKPVQRRILFGMSELGLRHNQSFKKSARIVGEVMGKFHPHGDAAIYDALVRMAQPFSMRYPLVEGQGNFGSVDRDPPAAMRYTEARMQTLAEELLQDIDKSTVPMMPNFDGSLSEPDVLPTKIPNLLLNGTSGIAVGMMTSIPPHNLIEIVDSLNLLIKDPDCTVSDLLKFVKGPDFPTGGMIMDAGSIPSIYEEGKGRITIRAIAEIEESGGSPQIVVHEIPYNISKADLIQQIVSATQNHRDLQIRNIRDESDQKGLRVVIELKRGADPNVVLNLLFKHTQLQTTFSVNMLVIDEKKRPRVMNLKQILQGFLFHRFNVIRAKTEYDLEQASRRAHIVEGLTKATRSIDTVVDIIRNSANTEEASRNLMETLEVTEEQSAAILDMRMGKLTGMEIEKLLSEYRDLVAKINEYRLILGSDEKVYEIIVKELDEIKTKYGDARRTRIDLGNGRDFDIEDMIPDEEIVLMVTKKGYIKSTPLESYRKQGRGGKGVIGVRTGEEDFVVNILTTTRLSKTVIITSKGKAYVLSNHIIDHSSRDSKGKLLANYIKIDPDENVQAVLSTRKEEVQGKHLVITTRSGKIKKTVFEAFLNVRVSGIRAIGLNENDRVIDASLASREDDTIIISTRNGMVTRFPLVQVRAMGRGAAGVMGIRLKKNDEVVGASIVSADDKRFLLTTTEKGGGKRTCISEYRCQNRGGMGVKNIYGLEKIGPVVGTLVVTDEDEIILATKLGMSIRIPISQVRPTGRITKGVRIVDLKENDTVATMAVVVD
- the metG gene encoding methionine--tRNA ligase translates to MKKFYVTTPIYYINSEPHIGSAYTTIIADVIARYRRLSGYEVFFLTGTDEHGQKVLNEALTRNINAQEYCNIMAAKFIKLWKDLELTNDGFVRTTDENHMRAVQEFVSRLKENGDIYKGRYEGWYCIPDETFWNEEDLKEGKTCPECGREVKWVSEENYFFRLSKYNDPLLKLYKENPEFVQPYFRRNEMLKILESGLKDLSITRTSFNWGVPMPDDPEHVIYVWVDALINYLSAIGFPNDHDSFERYWPADVHLIGKEINRFHSIIWPAMLMSAGISLPKQVYAHGWLTINGQKISKSLGNAISPMSFVKVYGNDALRYYLLRDIQFGRDGDFSEDNLIGRINADLANDLGNLLHRTVVMIQKFNDGVVPERGVEEMVDESLKELLESTFSTYVDSMDRLRFTQALESVWELIRYGNKYIDLTEPWKLGKDNEKKTRLDTVLHNLVCVLGNVSLMIEPVMFNTAKEIRKRLGIESRMTLQDLDWADPLFGSRVSHGEPIFPRIDIEKHKKVTDLNGQDTKPETENNVLIAIDEFTRVELRVAAVIEAENVPKSKKLVKLQLDLGELGKRQVVAGIAQFYSPEELVGLKVVVVANLQPAKLMGIESNGMLLAAKIGNALSLLTVHKDLLPGAKVS
- a CDS encoding O-antigen ligase family protein, which produces MTEKKQLIDFETIVYLILTLFIPLFVTKGFTHEPSTGKHLFYVVGFTVIFLSVFIRKREVLMRFGYVHLAFFGIGIAALLSLIVVSMDNPQYFRYSLEIALYVVFLSFTAIYISSKWDSVEKIEVIMLFFLIGAAVVAADALLNFYLGFDIFLGKVGEPFARASARSTIGNPNFVSDYMGMTIPMIFYFLISRRPLGILFKSARSQLILKIIMLVFLIPMVASVFVSQTRTVITAIFIGNLLFLLLYFFLRKGKKPEALETSEEKKLKRLSLIFLLLALVIIAVLSYLYLTPSPLTGDGKINITARLEYVLTSSGSWKERFSAWYNSLFQWLDDNNKLRIPFGSGIGTFQLYHLLYSPQVLNHSPDFMPVWNNFKRTHNDYIQGLGEMGIIGLLFIVLMVGLLVFRYVKNLFRIDNKRDLLLYGSLGAGIFSLAVHSFFEFPLHMQPNLMLAIFLGSIAVGKYFNPDLKERKLPRVPAVVALFAIAAVLIFLKTSAFLGEGFFRIGQTNQQYYLAYYNQAQNINLSALQQIKNEISTFSGNYAHLQDVASYMNVKGSEIRSKYPGANQIDLLELAEKERQSEIRKLLDEINNRINQYNFYISKAGEFYDKALDDFKLSNRLYPVFGKPLWYIAGLGTKAQRLETVRDNPELMKSILTGKDEYSSDIILEFKGDPEIIPVHRTSIRTLPFAEFFQKHASVFDNPELVSGLQLYFITQIQMILDAADYYESSVILFSERQTPRILGRLYTSLNSELKKYFNFINSRESTVVSAFGESGEFRQIIIDLVYESGIRATYWFDLAITLLPGTWNRYPDWEDIYIEYLNSIPSIVDSIDAQKLKILEVVRKHVWACENMGPATPDETLQFAVQWGRSNLSGEELSNFEQNLKNIYERVVNLNRDLIEKTPNLPEKTVDQIQSLISLFETL
- a CDS encoding polysaccharide biosynthesis tyrosine autokinase, translating into MSEFEGSDYRELTLEDIFRMFKKRMVLFISIVLAVVVVTGVYLIFATPIYEASVTIKVDPTSQSSVGDLFSSSLTGSSGSNISTEVELIKSRTNIEEIIEVLGLVDRVYSEDTKARLLSEGYSDRDLVASLTRSISSMITVSPVKDTRIVRVSVQNKDPVLARDIANTLAEVYNTKLAELSKRDLTRKREFIEAQIPLLESDLNEATDKIKQFKEETGIYVLDKHADQLFQMLSNYDKQHNELMISAEEKKAEIETYQSMLDDFDSIDSKSIKALWVQTSESFSVNPVLTSLRQSLATLQVELASLEEQYPKTDPRVRSKITEISKTESLIAEQIQNEFIVSGQGMTLNPAYQQIITGVISSEAGFQILQASIQAVGLLRDQYQSELRNLPAKEQQLLDLERQIAVKESLYTLLLERLEEAKISEAAVVGNAAIVDPATVPQSPVKPNKKLSLAIGGVLGIFLGMLMVFLAEYLDKTLKTEEEIERFSRQPIIGRIPSIEGTSEEMYVEKNPTAPSSESIKLAASNLSFTMGEGKTVAVTSVLPTEGKSFVIANIAYSMANSGQRVVLLDLDLRRPRVEKILKAGKRTKGAVDVIMGTASIDDVVENYAENMDFIGVGIIPPNPTIVLSSKRIDTLLSELKQRYDRVLIDMPPAVVTSDVSLVGNKLDGIVLVVRPGRAIKDGLRIVVENLKTVGVKILGVIVNGVDEKNSSYYYHYYYYYNEEGKRKKRRKRTSK